From the Methanoculleus caldifontis genome, the window TGTAGACGCGCTGGAGCGTCTCGAGGTTCTCGCTCCGGCCGGAGCCCAGCCGCTCGATCGTCTTCTCGGCGAGCCGGATCGCGCTCCGGGCCTCCTCGAGGCGCCCGACGAGCGCGAGGTACTCAGGGCCGCTCTTCTGGCCGATCTCCGTGTCGACCGCACGCTGGCGCCCGCGCGCCTCGTCGATCCGTTTGCGGACGGCCTCATGCTCCGCGGCGGTGCGGCCCATCGCCGCCTGCTGCTCGAGCATGAGGGCGTGGAGGGTCTCGATCTCACCCTCCTTCTGCCGGACGAGCGCCGCCCCCCGGCAGCGGCCGAGGTGCTCCAGTTCGTCCTGCCACCGCCGGTACTCTATCGCCTGCTCGCGCTCGTGCTGGAGCGCGTCGAGCCTCGCCGTCAGTTCGGAGAGGAGGATCTCCTCGCGCTCGATCCGCTCCCGCACCACCTCGAGCTCCGAGAACGCCTGCTCGCGCTTGTGGTCGAACTCGGCGACGCCCGCGATCTCGTCGATGATCTTCCGGCGCTCCCCATCGCTCATCTCCATGATACGGGTGATATCGCCCTGCATCACGACGTTGTAGCCTTCGGGCTTGATCCCGAACTTGTTGAGGAACTCGATGACATCGCTCTGCTTGCAGAGACGGTTGTTGAGATAGTTGTAACTGTAGTACCCCGTCGGCGTCCGCTTGATCCGGCGGCGGATCGTCGTGCCGTCCGAGAACGTGACCGTCACCTCGGCGGTATCCTTCCCGGAGTTGACGTTGATCAGGTCCGTCAGCTTCTCGGCCCGCAGCCCCCGGGCGCCCGACAGGGCGAGGACGAAGAGGATGCTGTCGATGATGTTGCTCTTTCCAGAACCGTTCGGGCCTGAGACGACAGTAAATCCTTCAAAAAAAGGGATCTTCGTCTTTCTTGCGAAAGACTTGAAGTTGTCGATCTCAAGCTGCGTGATGTACAAGGATGAGACTCCCTTCGCTTACCGATCGAGATCGACCGTGTCATCCTCTTCGGCCTGGATGACGTCGTCCACCATACGCTTCTTCTGTTCCACGAAGAGCGTCCGGTCCGAGGGCTTGCTGCCGCTCTTCCCCCGCGCCTTAGCCGGTATGCTGCCGGTCCTGGTGCTGGCGACGATGTACTCCGAGGGGCGCCGCGGCTCCGGCCTTAAGGTCCCGTCGTTCTGCATGATCAGTTCGAGTTTCGTGCCCGGAGGAACGGGATCTGCCGGCTGCTGCTGCCTCTCCGCCGGGCGCGGGGATGCCCGGGGTTCGGCGGCACGCGCCGGGGCCGGCTGCGCCGCGGTGCGGGGCTCCGCCTGGATGGCGGGCGCGGGCTTGCGCTCCTCGGCCACCGGCTTCTTCCTGCGCTCCTCCGCCTCCCGCAGGAGTTTCATCATCACCGACTTGGCGTCGAGGACTTCCTCCGTCAGTCCCTTGACCAGGGCCTCGAGGTCGCGCACCTTCCGCTCCAGATCGCGCAGGCGCTCCTCCCCCGCCTCGATCGTCGCTGTCTCCACCGTCACCGCCGGCGGCTGCTCGTAATCTTTCATCTCCATCTCCTTCTCGCGCTCGGCGAGTTCTCGCTCAAGAAAACGTATTCTCGCATCCTTCTGCGCCATAAACTCCCTCAAATTAATCCTTGATAATAATTACGTAATAATATTCCTATAGATTCTCGAAATAAAGAAGTATTACATTGGATCCGGAGTCCGGCAGGAAAACCGCCGCGAGCCACAAGATCCGGAACGGCTATTGGCAAATCCTGCAAAAGAAAGAATATTACCTCACCGAAGCAACCTTTTTGTGCATGTCCAGTCTGGCAGACTTCGATCCGGAAGTCGCGGGCCTCATCGAGGAAGAGCGCCTGCGTCAGATAAACGGGTTGGAATTGATCGCCTCGGAAAACGTCGTCAGTAAGGCGGTTCTCGAAGCGATGGGTTCTATAATGACCAATAAATATGCCGAGGGCTACCCCGGCAAGCGCTACTACGGCGGCTGCGAGTTCCACGACGTCGTGGAGAACCTTGCGCGCGACCGGCTCTGCCGGCTCTTCGGGGCGGAGCACGCGAACGTCCAGGCGCACTCCGGCAGCCAGGCAAACCAGGCGGTCTACTTTGCCCACCTCAACTACAAAGACAAGATCATGAGCCAGAGCCTCACCCAGGGCGGCCACCTCTCTCACGGCTCGCCGGTCAACATCACCGGGCGCTGGTACTCCATCTTCCACTACGGCGTCGACTCTGAGACGGAGACGCTCGACTACGCGGCCATCGAAGATATGGCACGGATAGTCAAGCCGCAGATGATCGTCTGCGGTGCGAGCGCCTACCCGCGCGAGATCGACTTCAAGGCCTTCCAGGAGGTCGCGGACACGGTCGGCGCACGCTGCATGGCCGATATCGCTCACATCGCCGGGCTCTGCGCGACCGGATACCACAACTCCCCGGTCGGGGTCGTCGACACCGTGACGACGACGACGCACAAGACCCTGCGCGGCCCCCGCGGCGGCGCCATCATGTGCAGCAAGGAAGACGCCCAGGTCATCGACAAGTCCATCTTCCCCGGCATGCAGGGCGGCCCCCTGATGCACGTCATCGCCGCGAAGGCCGTCTGCTTCAAGGAAGCGCTGACCCCCGCGTACAAAGACTACTGCGGCCAGGTCGTGAGGAACGCACGGACGATCGCCGACGTCCTCGCAGGCGAAGGGCTCGACCTCGTCTCCGGCGGCACCGACAACCACCTCATCCTCCTCGACCTCACAAGCGTCTCCACGAACGGCGAGCACCTCACGGGTCTCGCGGCCGAGACCGCGCTCGGCGAGGCGGGGATCACCGTCAACAAGAACACCATTCCCCGCGAGCAGCTCAGCCCCTTCGTGACGAGCGGGCTCCGGATCGGCACGCCGGCCGTCACCTCCCGCGGCATGAAAGAGGAGGAGATGAAGCAGATCGGCCACTGGATCGCCCGGGTCGTCAAGGATATCGCGAGAG encodes:
- a CDS encoding DUF7518 family protein, producing MAQKDARIRFLERELAEREKEMEMKDYEQPPAVTVETATIEAGEERLRDLERKVRDLEALVKGLTEEVLDAKSVMMKLLREAEERRKKPVAEERKPAPAIQAEPRTAAQPAPARAAEPRASPRPAERQQQPADPVPPGTKLELIMQNDGTLRPEPRRPSEYIVASTRTGSIPAKARGKSGSKPSDRTLFVEQKKRMVDDVIQAEEDDTVDLDR
- the glyA gene encoding serine hydroxymethyltransferase; translated protein: MSSLADFDPEVAGLIEEERLRQINGLELIASENVVSKAVLEAMGSIMTNKYAEGYPGKRYYGGCEFHDVVENLARDRLCRLFGAEHANVQAHSGSQANQAVYFAHLNYKDKIMSQSLTQGGHLSHGSPVNITGRWYSIFHYGVDSETETLDYAAIEDMARIVKPQMIVCGASAYPREIDFKAFQEVADTVGARCMADIAHIAGLCATGYHNSPVGVVDTVTTTTHKTLRGPRGGAIMCSKEDAQVIDKSIFPGMQGGPLMHVIAAKAVCFKEALTPAYKDYCGQVVRNARTIADVLAGEGLDLVSGGTDNHLILLDLTSVSTNGEHLTGLAAETALGEAGITVNKNTIPREQLSPFVTSGLRIGTPAVTSRGMKEEEMKQIGHWIARVVKDIARDKTSKKAIAEVREEVIALASKYPLYPEVA